One genomic region from Cucumis melo cultivar AY chromosome 9, USDA_Cmelo_AY_1.0, whole genome shotgun sequence encodes:
- the LOC103498078 gene encoding uncharacterized protein LOC103498078 — protein sequence MQESPSRATRRRRFAVDDGADLIDCSGKHCRSCTAGLVADCVAVCCCPCSVVSFLALALVKLPWMVGRRCLQQARKKRKKRKLVRRRGECDGATAAETGGCVGNEKGLPEISPGSGEEDETTGNFSARFEAERIWLQLYQVGQLGFGRVSFTGNSNLWPNSN from the coding sequence ATGCAAGAAAGCCCATCACGAGCCACACGGCGACGAAGATTCGCCGTGGACGACGGCGCTGATCTAATCGACTGCTCCGGCAAGCATTGCCGGTCGTGCACCGCCGGGTTGGTGGCGGATTGTGTCGCCGTGTGCTGCTGTCCGTGCTCGGTGGTCAGCTTCTTGGCTCTGGCTTTGGTCAAACTGCCGTGGATGGTCGGACGGCGGTGTCTCCAGCAGgcgaggaagaagaggaagaagaggaaattgGTTCGCCGGAGAGGGGAATGCGACGGCGCTACGGCGGCGGAAACCGGTGGGTGTGTGGGAAATGAAAAGGGATTGCCGGAAATTTCGCCGGGATCGGGCGAGGAAGATGAAACGACGGGGAATTTTAGTGCAAGATTTGAAGCAGAGAGGATTTGGTTGCAATTGTATCAAGTGGGTCAGTTGGGATTTGGAAGAGTTTCTTTCACTGGGAATTCAAATCTTTGGCCTAATTCCAATTAA
- the LOC103498079 gene encoding universal stress protein A-like protein, with the protein MEEEPTRIMLAVNQSTIKGYPHPSISSKRAFEWTLQKIVRSNTSGFKFLFLHVLVPDEDGFDEVDSIFASPDDFKELKKRDNARGLHLLEYFVNRCHEIGVACEAWLKKGDPTEVICLEVKRVLPDFLVVGSRGLGPFKKVFVGTVSEFCAKHAECPVITIKRREDETPDDPVDD; encoded by the exons ATGGAGGAAGAACCTACTCGAATAATGCTTGCAGTGAATCAATCTACCATCAAAGGCTATCCCCATCCTTCCATTAGCAGCAAAAGAGCCTTTGAGTGGACTCTCCAGAAGATCGTCCGCTCCAACACCTCTGGTTTCAAATTCCTCTTCCTCCATGTCCTTGTCCCTGACGAAGACG gtTTTGATGAGGTAGATAGTATCTTTGCATCACCTGATGATTTTAAAGAGTTGAAGAAAAGGGACAACGCAAGAGGGCTTCATCTACTGGAGTACTTTGTCAATAGATGCCACGAAATTGGG GTTGCTTGTGAAGCTTGGCTTAAGAAAGGCGATCCAACTGAAGTAATTTGCCTAGAGGTGAAACGTGTTCTACCCGATTTTCTAGTTGTTGGAAGCAGGGGACTTGGCCCATTCAAAAA GGTTTTTGTGGGCACTGTTAGTGAATTCTGCGCAAAACATGCTGAGTGCCCCGTCATCACAATTAAACGCAGGGAGGACGAGACACCCGATGATCCTGTCGACGACTGA
- the LOC103498080 gene encoding 50S ribosomal protein L12, chloroplastic-like — translation MASSLSTLTLNTPFPLSYSHSKFSPHSFRSTTLHFPYRRATLLRPIAAVSAPEKIEKLGSDISSLTLEEARLLVDFLQDKLGVSAAAFAPAAVVAAPGGAVGGDAAAEAVEEKTEFDVVIEDVPSNARIAVIKAVRALTSLALKEAKELIEGLPKKFKEGVSKEEAEDAKKQLEDAGAKIAIV, via the coding sequence atgGCTTCTTCACTCTCAACTCTCACCCTCAATACCCCATTTCCCCTTTCTTATTCCCATTCCAAGTTCTCCCCTCATTCCTTCAGATCCACAACCCTCCATTTCCCCTATCGCCGCGCCACCCTCCTCCGTCCCATTGCCGCCGTCTCCGCCCCGGAGAAAATCGAAAAACTCGGCTCCGACATCTCCAGCCTCACCCTCGAAGAGGCTCGGCTTCTGGTCGACTTCCTCCAAGACAAGCTTGGCGTGTCTGCCGCTGCCTTCGCCCCGGCTGCTGTGGTGGCAGCACCTGGAGGCGCTGTTGGGGGGGACGCGGCAGCGGAGGCAGTAGAGGAGAAGACGGAATTCGATGTGGTGATTGAGGATGTGCCTAGTAATGCAAGGATTGCTGTGATTAAGGCAGTGAGAGCGTTGACAAGCTTGGCTTTGAAGGAAGCTAAAGAACTTATTGAAGGATTGCCAAAGAAGTTTAAAGAAGGGGTTTCAAAAGAAGAAGCTGAGGATGCTAAGAAACAGCTTGAAGATGCTGGAGCTAAAATTGCAATTGTTTAA